The following coding sequences lie in one Amycolatopsis cihanbeyliensis genomic window:
- a CDS encoding amidase, whose amino-acid sequence MTGQATGCQGTDGPELGMWPAGEQLAALARREVSSTELLEVHLGRIRRFNPELVAVATLDEDGARARAAEADTAAARGAWLGPLHGLPVTVKDTLETAGLRSTAGAAELAGHIPDVDADAVGLLRAAGAVLVGKTNAATYAADAQTTNPVFGTTRNPWDPGRSPGGSSGGAAAAVSAGFTALDLSSELSGSIRLPAHCCGVFGLRPSHGIVPARGHIPRAPGSLTSNDMVTVGPIARTARDLELALDVLTGPARTRAGGWRLVLPPPRARSLSGYRIGVWLDDPLCPVEAAVGEVLQAAVDALATAGGRVAETRPVDRAEHDRLYLRLLHGATCLAPPQEVFEHDCVRAGELGAEDDSFEAWQLRGRTQRHRDWLLADEQRARQRASWHEFFTEYDALLCPVSPVPAIPHDTTPDVAARRITVNGQPRPYLDQIRWSCLASMAGLPAASVPAGRSPAGLPIGLQVIGPRLEDRTVLDIATRVAELTGGFQPPPLNEGTDLPLRRDT is encoded by the coding sequence GTGACCGGGCAGGCCACCGGATGCCAGGGCACGGACGGACCCGAACTGGGCATGTGGCCGGCCGGGGAGCAGCTCGCGGCGCTGGCGCGGCGGGAGGTGTCCAGCACAGAGCTGCTCGAGGTGCACCTGGGACGCATCCGGCGGTTCAACCCGGAGCTGGTGGCGGTGGCCACCCTCGACGAGGACGGCGCCAGGGCGCGGGCGGCCGAGGCCGACACCGCGGCGGCCCGCGGTGCGTGGCTCGGACCGCTGCACGGGCTCCCGGTCACGGTCAAGGACACCCTGGAGACGGCGGGGTTACGCAGCACGGCCGGGGCCGCGGAACTCGCCGGGCATATCCCGGACGTGGACGCCGATGCGGTGGGGCTGCTGCGCGCGGCGGGCGCGGTGCTGGTCGGCAAGACCAACGCGGCGACCTACGCCGCCGACGCGCAGACCACCAACCCCGTGTTCGGCACGACCCGTAACCCGTGGGATCCCGGGCGCAGCCCGGGAGGCTCGTCGGGAGGTGCGGCGGCCGCGGTGTCCGCCGGGTTCACCGCACTCGACCTCAGCAGCGAGCTGTCCGGTTCCATCCGGTTGCCCGCTCACTGCTGCGGCGTGTTCGGCCTGCGGCCCAGCCACGGGATCGTGCCGGCGCGGGGGCACATCCCCCGTGCCCCCGGCTCACTGACCAGTAACGACATGGTCACCGTCGGGCCGATCGCGCGCACCGCCCGGGATCTGGAGCTTGCGCTGGACGTGCTCACCGGGCCCGCCCGCACGCGGGCCGGCGGCTGGCGGCTGGTGCTGCCGCCGCCGCGAGCGCGCAGCCTGTCCGGATACCGGATCGGCGTGTGGCTCGACGATCCGCTGTGCCCGGTCGAAGCCGCCGTCGGCGAGGTGTTGCAGGCCGCGGTGGACGCCCTGGCCACGGCCGGCGGCAGGGTCGCCGAGACCCGCCCGGTCGACCGCGCCGAGCACGACCGGCTCTACCTGCGCCTGCTGCACGGCGCGACCTGCCTGGCGCCGCCGCAGGAGGTGTTCGAACACGACTGCGTGCGGGCCGGTGAGCTCGGCGCCGAGGACGACTCGTTCGAGGCGTGGCAACTCCGCGGCCGTACGCAACGACACCGGGACTGGTTGCTCGCCGACGAGCAGCGAGCTCGGCAGCGGGCGAGTTGGCACGAGTTCTTCACCGAGTACGACGCCCTGCTGTGTCCCGTGTCGCCGGTGCCGGCCATTCCGCACGACACCACCCCGGACGTCGCCGCGCGGCGGATCACGGTGAACGGCCAACCGCGGCCGTACCTGGACCAGATCCGCTGGAGCTGCCTGGCCTCGATGGCGGGGCTGCCCGCGGCGAGCGTGCCCGCCGGCCGTAGCCCGGCCGGGCTACCCATCGGCCTGCAGGTGATCGGCCCCCGGCTTGAGGACCGCACGGTACTCGACATCGCCACGCGCGTGGCGGAGCTGACCGGGGGCTTCCAGCCACCACCGCTGAACGAGGGAACCGATCTGCCGTTGAGGAGGGACACGTGA
- a CDS encoding AfsR/SARP family transcriptional regulator — protein MLRAGDGCCDAIEFDRLAAWGNRLLDNEEHHGAAEALRAALALWRGPALVDIETGPVLTGEVIRLEERRRLIVERRIELELLLGRHHAIVDDLSALAALDRTHESVHGQLMVALYRCGRRTQALEVFSRLRTAMLDELGLEPAPWLHELQRAVLDAEPGLELESYGIRGLLARR, from the coding sequence TTGCTCCGGGCTGGGGACGGCTGCTGTGACGCCATCGAGTTCGACCGGCTGGCCGCGTGGGGCAACCGGCTCCTCGACAACGAGGAGCACCACGGCGCCGCCGAGGCGCTGCGGGCGGCACTCGCGCTCTGGCGCGGTCCCGCGCTCGTCGACATCGAGACCGGCCCCGTGCTGACCGGCGAGGTCATCCGGCTGGAAGAACGCAGGCGCCTGATCGTGGAACGGCGGATCGAGCTCGAACTGCTGCTCGGCCGGCATCACGCCATCGTCGACGACCTCTCCGCGCTGGCCGCGCTGGACCGCACCCACGAGAGCGTGCACGGGCAGCTCATGGTCGCGCTGTACCGCTGCGGGCGGCGGACCCAGGCCCTCGAGGTGTTCAGCAGGCTCCGCACGGCCATGCTGGACGAACTCGGGTTGGAGCCCGCACCGTGGCTGCACGAGCTGCAGCGCGCCGTGCTGGACGCCGAGCCGGGCCTCGAGCTGGAGTCCTATGGCATTCGAGGGCTGCTCGCCAGGCGGTGA
- a CDS encoding acyl carrier protein, with translation MNRRSEEDTLRTFTFADLQDALDASLGAGNAIPLYEHNLDTTYDELGVDSLTLYELVTRIQDNFAVAVTDDQVDQMTTPRRTLDTVNARLADGAETTA, from the coding sequence GTGAACCGCCGGAGCGAGGAGGACACGTTGCGCACCTTCACCTTCGCCGACCTGCAGGACGCCCTGGACGCGAGCCTGGGAGCCGGTAACGCCATCCCGCTGTACGAGCACAACCTGGACACGACCTACGACGAGCTCGGTGTGGACTCGCTGACCCTCTACGAGCTGGTGACCCGGATCCAGGACAACTTCGCGGTGGCCGTCACCGACGACCAGGTGGACCAGATGACGACCCCGAGGCGAACGCTGGACACGGTGAACGCACGGCTCGCCGACGGCGCCGAAACGACCGCATGA
- a CDS encoding aromatase/cyclase → MTHAEHTVTVEASLAEVWAVLVDVERYADIFPPTQDVTIVEEGDGYQVIKLTVEVNGEVHTWKSRRDVDEERHVIAYRQVETAPLVDRMAGEWRAFSLGPVTTQLVLTHDYAVREPVDGKVAGRFTPEEAETVLHNAVERNSVADLGAVRQEAERRQATVPGR, encoded by the coding sequence GTGACGCACGCAGAGCACACCGTGACCGTCGAGGCCTCGCTCGCCGAGGTCTGGGCCGTCCTGGTGGACGTCGAGCGGTACGCCGACATCTTCCCGCCGACCCAGGACGTCACGATCGTGGAGGAGGGCGATGGCTACCAGGTCATCAAGCTGACCGTCGAGGTCAACGGCGAGGTGCACACCTGGAAGTCACGGCGGGACGTGGACGAGGAACGTCACGTTATCGCCTACCGGCAGGTGGAGACCGCCCCGCTGGTGGACCGGATGGCAGGCGAGTGGCGGGCGTTCTCACTCGGCCCGGTGACCACCCAGCTCGTGCTCACCCACGACTACGCCGTACGCGAGCCGGTGGACGGCAAGGTGGCCGGCCGATTCACCCCGGAGGAGGCCGAGACGGTGCTGCACAACGCGGTCGAACGGAACAGCGTCGCGGACCTGGGGGCGGTCAGGCAGGAGGCCGAGCGCCGCCAGGCGACGGTCCCGGGCCGATGA
- a CDS encoding flavin reductase family protein — protein sequence MRTDPRDGGRARATAVAGDEFRAAMARYAAGVTVVTTSDEHGGRYGFTASSFCSASAEPPLVLVCVDRSALSFPAFRTCRSFAVSVLAEEQRDVARRFATSGARKFVPDQCSTTPLGLPSVRGALCVLDCLARDRHEAGDHVILVGLVIHAALAEGLPMVWFDRDFRRIERPPPRRITRPGAGGPRPRSPG from the coding sequence ATGCGGACTGACCCGCGGGACGGCGGCCGCGCGCGGGCGACCGCCGTGGCCGGGGACGAGTTCCGCGCCGCGATGGCCAGGTACGCGGCGGGAGTGACCGTGGTGACCACCAGCGACGAGCACGGCGGCAGGTACGGCTTCACCGCGAGCTCGTTCTGCTCGGCGTCCGCGGAACCACCACTGGTGCTGGTATGCGTCGACCGCTCGGCCCTGTCCTTCCCCGCGTTCCGTACCTGCCGGTCGTTCGCCGTCAGTGTCCTGGCCGAGGAGCAACGCGATGTGGCGCGCCGGTTCGCCACCAGCGGTGCGCGGAAGTTCGTGCCGGACCAGTGTTCGACCACGCCGCTCGGCCTGCCCTCGGTGCGCGGGGCGCTGTGCGTGCTCGACTGCCTCGCCCGGGACCGGCACGAGGCGGGGGACCATGTGATCCTGGTCGGCCTGGTGATCCACGCGGCACTGGCGGAGGGCCTGCCGATGGTCTGGTTCGACCGTGACTTCCGGCGGATCGAACGTCCCCCGCCGCGCCGGATCACACGTCCCGGCGCCGGAGGACCACGGCCGCGCTCGCCAGGATGA
- a CDS encoding response regulator, translating into MTIRVVLADDQALIRAGFRSLIDATDDLEVVGEAATGTDAVALSRGLRPDVVLMDIRMPELDGIDATERIVADPDLSEVRVLVLTTFEVDEYVLRALRAGASGFLGKGMEPDDLLAAIRTIVRGDALLSPKATRSLITRFLAQPDRVDGSVPALLEALTEREREIVAVVAMGLSNDEIAERLWLAPSTVKTHVKRSMAKLGARDRAQLVVIAYQTGLVTVDHVPRSG; encoded by the coding sequence GTGACGATCCGGGTGGTGCTGGCCGACGATCAGGCGTTGATCCGGGCCGGGTTCCGTTCGCTCATCGACGCCACGGACGATCTCGAGGTGGTGGGCGAGGCGGCCACCGGCACCGACGCGGTGGCGCTGAGCCGCGGCCTGCGCCCCGACGTGGTGCTGATGGACATCAGGATGCCCGAGTTGGACGGCATCGACGCCACCGAGCGGATCGTCGCCGACCCCGACCTCTCCGAGGTCCGGGTGCTCGTGCTCACCACGTTCGAGGTCGACGAGTACGTGCTGCGGGCGCTGCGGGCGGGCGCGAGCGGGTTCCTCGGCAAGGGCATGGAGCCGGACGACCTGCTGGCGGCCATCCGCACGATCGTGCGGGGGGACGCGCTGCTCTCGCCGAAGGCCACCAGGAGCCTGATCACGCGGTTCCTCGCCCAGCCGGACCGGGTCGATGGCTCGGTGCCCGCGCTGCTGGAGGCGCTGACCGAACGGGAACGCGAGATCGTCGCGGTCGTGGCGATGGGACTGTCCAACGACGAGATCGCCGAGCGGCTGTGGCTGGCCCCCTCGACGGTGAAGACGCACGTGAAGCGGTCCATGGCCAAGCTGGGCGCGCGGGACCGGGCGCAGCTCGTGGTCATCGCTTACCAGACCGGGTTGGTCACGGTCGACCACGTACCCCGCTCGGGGTAG
- a CDS encoding FAD-dependent monooxygenase, translated as MSTQVVIAGAGPVGLMLAAELRLAGVDVVVLERLAEPTGQARAIGVHARTVEVWDQRGVADRFAGPTVPRYGYSGGLAPIEFAPLDTRFGMRLIPQTHTERELGNWATELGAELRRGHALTGFHERDGGVEVAVAGPAGEYRLDAQWLAGCDGAGSTVRKLAGINFPGTARTVELLSADVADVPEHTPFRTEIPYIRRNEVGHLLVLPVLPDAYRVILYEFGRKPSGDREPPPFAEICALARRIGDLDISEATPRWCTRFGNAARQAETYRRGRVLLVGDAAHVHMPAAGQGLNLGVQDAVNLGWKLAAAVHGWAPPGLLDSFERERAPVAAQVLTDTQAQFALLAGGPESAALRSVFADLLRFERPNRLLAGRVSALTVRYDVGCGDASHDLLGARLPHRELVAGGVATSSTRLLHPARGLLLDVDTDPALLGLAEGWSDRVDTVAVTEPRDWPDGAATVLVRPDGHVAWVGAGRSGDKDALHAALHRWFGPAGVWR; from the coding sequence ATGAGCACCCAGGTCGTCATCGCGGGCGCGGGTCCGGTCGGGCTGATGCTCGCCGCGGAACTCCGGCTGGCCGGGGTCGACGTGGTCGTGCTGGAACGCCTGGCCGAGCCGACCGGCCAGGCGCGCGCGATCGGGGTGCATGCCCGAACGGTCGAGGTTTGGGACCAGCGCGGTGTCGCGGACCGGTTCGCCGGGCCCACCGTCCCCCGCTACGGCTACTCGGGCGGGCTGGCACCGATCGAGTTCGCGCCGCTGGACACCCGGTTCGGCATGCGGCTGATCCCACAGACCCACACCGAGCGGGAGCTCGGCAACTGGGCCACCGAACTGGGGGCCGAGCTACGCCGGGGGCACGCGCTGACCGGGTTCCACGAGCGCGACGGTGGGGTCGAGGTCGCCGTGGCCGGGCCCGCGGGCGAGTACCGGCTGGATGCCCAGTGGCTGGCGGGCTGCGACGGAGCCGGCAGCACCGTACGCAAGCTGGCCGGAATCAACTTTCCCGGCACCGCGCGAACCGTCGAGCTGCTCTCGGCGGACGTGGCCGACGTGCCCGAACACACGCCGTTTCGTACGGAGATCCCGTACATCCGGCGTAACGAGGTGGGGCACCTGCTGGTGCTGCCGGTCCTGCCGGACGCGTACCGGGTGATCCTCTACGAGTTCGGCCGGAAACCCTCCGGTGACCGGGAACCGCCGCCGTTCGCGGAGATCTGCGCGCTGGCGCGGCGGATCGGGGACCTGGACATCAGCGAGGCGACCCCTCGCTGGTGCACCCGGTTCGGCAACGCGGCACGGCAGGCGGAGACCTACCGCAGGGGCCGGGTCCTGCTCGTCGGCGACGCGGCCCACGTGCACATGCCCGCCGCGGGTCAGGGTCTCAACCTCGGTGTGCAGGACGCGGTCAACCTCGGCTGGAAGCTGGCCGCGGCGGTGCACGGCTGGGCCCCGCCCGGTCTGCTGGACAGTTTCGAGCGGGAGCGCGCACCGGTGGCCGCGCAGGTGCTCACCGACACGCAGGCCCAGTTCGCGCTGCTCGCAGGCGGGCCGGAGTCCGCCGCGCTGCGCTCGGTCTTCGCCGACCTGCTGCGGTTCGAACGGCCCAACCGGCTCCTCGCCGGCCGGGTCAGCGCGCTGACCGTGCGCTACGACGTCGGCTGCGGGGACGCCTCGCACGACCTGCTCGGCGCCCGGTTGCCGCACCGGGAGCTGGTGGCCGGCGGTGTGGCCACCAGCTCCACGCGCCTGCTGCACCCGGCCCGCGGGCTGCTGCTGGACGTCGACACGGATCCGGCCCTGCTCGGGCTTGCCGAGGGCTGGTCGGACCGGGTGGACACGGTGGCCGTCACCGAGCCGCGGGACTGGCCGGACGGCGCCGCCACGGTCCTGGTACGCCCGGACGGTCACGTCGCCTGGGTCGGAGCGGGCCGGAGCGGGGACAAGGACGCGCTGCACGCGGCACTGCACCGCTGGTTCGGGCCCGCGGGGGTGTGGCGGTGA
- a CDS encoding ABC transporter ATP-binding protein produces the protein MIEVENLSKRYGSTLAVEGLTFTVRPGVVTGFLGPNGAGKSTTMRMILGLHAPTTGTVRVNGAAPDQHQAPLREIGALLEATATHHGRSAYHHLHALGASNGIGKRRVTQVLELVGLTDAAHRRAGGFSLGMAQRLGIAAALLGDPSTVLLDEPVNGLDPEGIIWIRDLLNRLADEGRTVFVSSHLMREMAEIADQVVVIGKGRLIADLPLADLIGAISGHRVSVRSPQVARLRRALFGPDVTVTTVSPVELEVEGLTAERIGDVAAAEGIPLHQLTTAQASLEEAFLELTHDAVEYRSPSLGRV, from the coding sequence ATGATTGAAGTCGAGAACCTCAGCAAGCGATACGGCTCCACGCTCGCCGTGGAGGGGCTGACCTTCACCGTCCGCCCCGGTGTCGTCACCGGTTTCCTCGGTCCCAACGGGGCGGGCAAGTCGACGACGATGCGCATGATCCTCGGGTTGCACGCGCCGACCACGGGAACGGTACGGGTGAACGGCGCCGCGCCGGACCAGCACCAGGCCCCGCTTCGCGAGATCGGCGCGCTGCTCGAGGCGACCGCCACCCACCACGGCCGTTCGGCCTACCATCACCTGCACGCGCTCGGCGCCAGCAACGGCATCGGCAAGCGGCGGGTGACACAGGTGCTCGAGCTCGTCGGGCTGACCGACGCAGCGCATCGCCGGGCAGGCGGCTTCTCCCTCGGCATGGCCCAGCGGCTGGGGATCGCCGCGGCCCTGCTCGGCGACCCCTCGACGGTGTTGCTCGACGAGCCGGTGAACGGTCTGGACCCGGAGGGCATCATCTGGATCCGCGACCTGCTGAACCGGCTCGCCGACGAGGGCCGCACCGTTTTCGTGTCCTCACACCTGATGCGGGAGATGGCCGAGATCGCCGACCAGGTGGTCGTCATCGGCAAGGGCAGGTTGATCGCCGACCTGCCGCTCGCCGACCTGATCGGGGCGATCTCCGGCCACCGGGTGTCGGTTCGCTCGCCACAGGTGGCCCGGTTGCGGCGGGCCCTGTTCGGCCCGGACGTCACCGTCACCACGGTCAGCCCGGTGGAACTCGAGGTGGAAGGCCTCACCGCGGAGCGGATCGGCGACGTGGCGGCTGCCGAGGGTATCCCGCTGCACCAGCTCACGACGGCCCAGGCTTCGCTCGAGGAGGCCTTCCTCGAGCTCACCCACGACGCGGTCGAGTACCGCTCGCCGAGCCTCGGGAGGGTCTGA
- a CDS encoding beta-ketoacyl-ACP synthase 3: protein MTLRTGTGARSSRIMGLGTYRPHREVSNTELCEAIDSTEEWIETRSGIIHRRFAGPAETLRAMATSAGRAALAHAGLAAEQVDCVVLATLTNLVQTPPGAFAVARDLGAVHAAGFDLSGACAGFCQALAVASDAVCLGNAEYVLVIGAERMTDVVDPSDRTVAFMFADGAGAVVVGPSERPGIGPVVRGSDTSGWAAVWMSSSWTDFADDPAAGRPSLQMDGRKVFRWAVDSVVPAARCAVERAGIGLAELSAFIPHQANLRIVDLIADRLELPSQVAVARDAAHSGNTSAASVPLAMDRLMRDGGVAPGDAALLMGFGAGLNYAGQVVLLPPAPADAD from the coding sequence GTGACACTGCGCACTGGGACAGGGGCCAGAAGCAGCCGAATCATGGGTCTGGGGACGTACCGGCCGCACCGGGAGGTGTCCAACACCGAACTGTGCGAGGCGATCGACTCCACCGAGGAGTGGATCGAGACCCGATCCGGCATCATCCACCGGCGCTTCGCCGGACCGGCGGAGACGCTGCGGGCGATGGCGACCTCGGCCGGGCGCGCGGCGCTGGCGCACGCGGGGCTGGCCGCCGAGCAGGTCGACTGCGTCGTGCTGGCGACCCTGACCAACCTGGTGCAGACCCCGCCCGGGGCGTTCGCCGTGGCCCGTGACCTCGGGGCGGTCCATGCGGCCGGGTTCGACCTTTCCGGTGCCTGCGCCGGGTTCTGCCAGGCGCTGGCCGTGGCCAGCGACGCGGTGTGCCTGGGTAACGCCGAGTACGTGCTGGTGATCGGTGCTGAGCGGATGACCGACGTCGTTGACCCCAGCGACCGCACGGTGGCGTTCATGTTCGCCGACGGTGCGGGGGCGGTGGTGGTCGGGCCGTCCGAGCGACCGGGTATCGGGCCCGTCGTGCGCGGTTCGGACACGTCCGGTTGGGCGGCGGTGTGGATGAGCTCGAGCTGGACGGACTTCGCCGACGATCCTGCCGCCGGCCGGCCGTCGCTGCAGATGGACGGTCGCAAGGTGTTCCGGTGGGCGGTGGACTCCGTCGTGCCCGCGGCCAGGTGTGCGGTCGAGCGTGCGGGTATCGGGTTGGCCGAGCTGTCCGCGTTCATCCCGCACCAGGCCAACCTCCGGATCGTCGATCTGATCGCCGACCGGCTCGAGCTGCCGAGCCAGGTCGCCGTGGCGCGCGACGCCGCCCACTCCGGCAACACCTCCGCGGCGTCGGTCCCGCTGGCGATGGACCGGCTGATGCGGGACGGAGGCGTGGCCCCCGGCGACGCCGCGTTGCTGATGGGCTTCGGTGCCGGGCTCAACTACGCGGGCCAGGTCGTGCTGCTGCCACCCGCCCCTGCCGATGCGGACTGA
- a CDS encoding sensor histidine kinase: protein MSSRTRPRAVPAWCVDAGVGTVLGGGIVAVGLTASEPPVWVVLAAALAAASSAGRRLLPLPALAGACVAGVLLLPVDRVSELGAVAVGFTGYLVGTARDRVAAAVTALVATATLSFGTLFVQQVLDLPTPGGPELLIAALLTSLALGYAVRSRRELERTLWERARRRTVEERLHIAREVHDVVGHHIAVINVQSGAAAHHLRARPDAAEEALRHVRDAARTVLHELTTVVGVLRENGSEAPAEPQPGLAELDRLVEDLAKAGTRVEWTVAGQPRELSPAVELSAYRIVQESLTNAGKHGRGPVRLRIGYAEDELRIEVHNALRPEGGRWSGQGHGLAGMSERAAALGGNLSAGPRSGDEFVVLARLPAAGREDT from the coding sequence GTGAGTTCGCGAACCCGCCCGCGGGCCGTGCCCGCGTGGTGCGTGGACGCCGGGGTCGGCACCGTGCTGGGCGGCGGGATCGTAGCGGTCGGCCTCACCGCGTCCGAACCCCCGGTGTGGGTGGTGCTCGCGGCGGCGCTGGCCGCGGCGTCGTCGGCAGGCCGGCGGCTCCTGCCGCTGCCCGCGCTGGCCGGGGCGTGCGTCGCCGGGGTGTTGCTCCTGCCGGTGGACAGGGTGTCCGAGCTGGGAGCGGTGGCTGTCGGATTCACCGGCTACCTGGTCGGCACCGCGCGCGATCGTGTCGCGGCGGCCGTGACCGCGCTGGTGGCCACGGCGACGCTCTCCTTCGGCACCCTGTTCGTGCAGCAGGTGCTGGACCTGCCCACCCCGGGTGGCCCCGAACTGCTGATCGCCGCACTGCTGACCTCGCTCGCACTGGGCTATGCGGTGCGCAGCAGGCGGGAGCTGGAGCGGACCCTGTGGGAACGGGCCCGGCGCAGGACGGTCGAGGAACGGCTGCACATCGCCCGCGAGGTGCACGACGTGGTCGGGCACCACATCGCGGTGATCAACGTGCAGTCCGGCGCGGCCGCGCACCACCTCAGGGCCCGGCCCGACGCCGCGGAGGAGGCGCTGCGGCACGTCCGTGACGCGGCCCGCACGGTCCTGCACGAGCTGACCACCGTCGTCGGCGTGCTGCGGGAGAACGGCAGCGAGGCGCCCGCCGAACCGCAGCCCGGCCTCGCCGAGCTCGACCGGTTGGTCGAGGACCTCGCGAAGGCGGGCACCCGGGTCGAGTGGACCGTCGCCGGCCAACCACGGGAGTTGTCCCCGGCCGTCGAGCTGTCGGCCTACCGGATCGTCCAGGAGTCACTGACCAACGCGGGCAAGCACGGCCGCGGCCCGGTGCGGTTGCGCATCGGCTACGCCGAGGACGAGCTGCGCATCGAGGTGCACAACGCGCTCCGGCCGGAGGGCGGCCGCTGGTCCGGCCAGGGCCACGGGCTGGCCGGGATGTCCGAGCGGGCCGCGGCACTGGGTGGCAACCTGAGCGCGGGGCCCCGGTCCGGCGACGAGTTCGTCGTCCTGGCCCGGTTGCCCGCCGCGGGACGGGAGGACACGTGA
- a CDS encoding ABC transporter permease has translation MAAPAPVPTPAPAPHVPGVSLARVSTSEWIKLRSVRSTTIGLPLAMVVLVGVGLIMSSSMGETFAAGTEPDGAPFIPTSPAEATLNGAVFAQLLVGAIGVLYVSVEYSTGMIRATSSAVPTRLPMLWAKCLVYGGVVFGLTLLATLVAFFAGSVPLSAHGVAPSLGDPGVLRAVLATPTYLAAVGVLAISVAVLMRSTVLAFSTIAFVMFLLDSLAPLLLPGSVADVVVPYLPSTAGRASMSVAFMSVPNDRELLEPLTGFAVLGGYVLVILASAAVVLRRRDV, from the coding sequence ATGGCTGCCCCCGCGCCTGTCCCCACGCCTGCCCCCGCGCCCCACGTCCCCGGCGTCTCACTGGCCAGGGTGAGCACGTCGGAGTGGATCAAACTCAGGTCCGTCCGGTCGACCACGATCGGCCTGCCGCTGGCGATGGTGGTACTCGTCGGCGTCGGCCTGATCATGTCCAGCTCGATGGGCGAGACGTTCGCCGCCGGCACCGAGCCGGACGGCGCACCGTTCATCCCGACCAGCCCGGCCGAGGCGACCCTCAACGGGGCCGTGTTCGCGCAGTTGCTGGTCGGCGCGATCGGCGTGCTCTACGTGTCCGTCGAGTACTCCACGGGCATGATCAGAGCCACCTCGTCGGCCGTCCCGACGCGGTTGCCGATGCTGTGGGCGAAGTGCCTGGTCTACGGCGGGGTGGTGTTCGGCCTGACCCTGCTCGCCACGCTGGTCGCGTTCTTCGCCGGCAGCGTGCCGCTGTCGGCGCACGGGGTCGCGCCCTCCCTCGGTGATCCCGGCGTGCTGCGTGCGGTACTCGCCACCCCCACCTACCTCGCCGCGGTGGGCGTGCTCGCCATCTCCGTGGCCGTGCTGATGCGCAGTACGGTGCTCGCCTTCTCCACGATCGCCTTCGTGATGTTCCTGCTGGACTCGCTGGCACCGTTACTGTTGCCGGGCTCGGTCGCGGACGTCGTGGTTCCCTACCTGCCGTCGACGGCGGGCCGGGCGTCCATGTCGGTGGCGTTCATGTCGGTGCCGAACGATCGCGAACTGCTCGAACCGTTGACCGGGTTCGCCGTCCTCGGCGGCTACGTCCTGGTCATCCTGGCGAGCGCGGCCGTGGTCCTCCGGCGCCGGGACGTGTGA
- a CDS encoding cyclase family protein, which produces MSQIIDLSVPTEDSPSEATPVTVEVLDHRTGATVLGLTPEDFPGGMAISNETVTLTSHTGTHMDAPLHYGPTSGGRPARSIDQVPLEWCHGPGVRLDLRHVPAGEEITVDHLTDALQVAGHRLGAGDIVLLWTGADTLWGTAAYLSDYPGLGGKATAFLVEQGVRVIGIDAWGLDRPMRAMIEEYRRTGDRDCLWPAHVYGRTREYLQLEKLANLGGLPAPTGFTVCCFPVAIAGAGAGWTRVVAIPEQKRAK; this is translated from the coding sequence ATGAGCCAGATCATCGACCTGTCGGTACCCACCGAGGACAGTCCCAGCGAGGCCACCCCGGTCACCGTGGAGGTCCTGGACCACCGTACGGGCGCGACGGTCCTGGGGCTGACCCCGGAGGACTTTCCCGGCGGGATGGCCATCTCCAACGAGACGGTCACGCTCACCTCGCACACCGGCACCCACATGGACGCCCCGTTGCACTACGGGCCGACCAGCGGTGGGCGACCCGCGCGGAGCATCGACCAGGTACCGCTGGAATGGTGCCATGGCCCCGGCGTCCGGCTGGACCTGCGGCACGTGCCCGCGGGCGAGGAGATCACCGTCGACCACCTCACCGACGCGCTCCAGGTGGCGGGGCACCGGCTGGGTGCCGGCGACATCGTGTTGCTGTGGACCGGTGCGGACACCTTGTGGGGCACCGCGGCGTACCTGAGCGACTACCCGGGTCTCGGCGGGAAGGCCACCGCGTTCCTGGTGGAGCAGGGCGTCCGGGTGATCGGGATCGACGCGTGGGGACTGGACCGGCCGATGCGGGCCATGATCGAGGAGTACCGCCGCACCGGCGACCGGGACTGCCTGTGGCCCGCGCACGTGTACGGGCGCACGAGGGAGTACCTGCAACTGGAGAAGCTCGCCAACCTCGGTGGGTTGCCCGCCCCGACAGGCTTCACGGTGTGCTGTTTCCCGGTCGCGATAGCCGGCGCCGGGGCCGGCTGGACCAGGGTGGTGGCGATACCGGAGCAAAAACGTGCGAAGTAA